The following coding sequences lie in one Desulfolucanica intricata genomic window:
- a CDS encoding ParM/StbA family protein, whose translation MTPLNGFDIQDFAVSTTFNFHNINLPFISSELVPIGLDIGYSSTKIYSIFGQHIFPSFPVRVHEDSTIFDRDTNIKYKDEKGNIWYIGDLARNTIESGKALYQDETLYGRARINSEEYLVLLRTGLYFGLLQEDYTIAKNVTLKIKTGLPDQYIRSDRKTLKQRFIGHHHFSIKVGSNPWTNVTFDIREEDITVLSQPFGTLWSLAGNRRGEVIDNDLLDSKNVLIFDGGFHTIDTYYNMIGAKGTSSTWLHLAMHEIYRRTTDNILYGTHEERDVRIYELDNYIKSKRPGEVPYGKKQYYSFTKDFFKNLEDVAGEAISQLDLTYNNLNDVDVLICTGGTGKVFYPIFKKYYSLDVLLAERINEANQIENFNTIFSNVVGFFNCLIAEIHMDSDYNNTLEDDSIETEELIAAAKDSNEIEN comes from the coding sequence ATGACACCACTTAATGGTTTTGACATCCAAGATTTTGCCGTAAGTACAACATTTAATTTTCATAATATTAACCTACCGTTTATAAGCAGTGAGCTTGTGCCTATCGGACTTGATATAGGCTATTCGTCAACAAAAATATACAGCATCTTCGGTCAGCATATTTTTCCTTCATTCCCGGTTAGAGTTCATGAGGACTCAACTATCTTTGACAGAGATACCAACATAAAATACAAAGACGAAAAAGGCAACATCTGGTATATAGGGGATCTGGCAAGAAACACTATAGAGTCAGGCAAGGCACTTTACCAGGATGAAACCCTCTACGGAAGAGCAAGAATAAACAGCGAAGAATACTTAGTCCTTTTAAGGACAGGACTTTATTTCGGACTTCTTCAAGAAGACTATACCATAGCAAAAAATGTTACATTAAAAATTAAAACAGGGCTTCCTGACCAATACATAAGAAGCGATAGAAAAACATTAAAACAAAGGTTTATCGGACACCATCATTTTTCAATAAAAGTCGGTTCAAATCCGTGGACTAATGTTACCTTTGATATTAGGGAAGAAGATATCACTGTACTTTCACAACCCTTCGGCACACTTTGGTCACTGGCAGGAAACCGCCGGGGTGAAGTGATTGATAATGATCTTCTAGATAGCAAAAATGTGCTAATCTTTGACGGTGGCTTTCACACCATAGACACCTATTACAACATGATTGGGGCAAAGGGAACAAGCAGTACCTGGCTGCACCTGGCTATGCATGAGATTTACAGAAGAACAACAGACAATATTTTATATGGTACCCACGAAGAAAGAGATGTTAGAATTTACGAGTTAGATAACTACATAAAATCAAAAAGGCCGGGTGAGGTCCCCTACGGTAAAAAGCAATATTACTCTTTTACCAAAGACTTTTTTAAAAACTTAGAAGATGTGGCAGGAGAAGCTATCAGCCAGCTGGACCTAACCTATAATAACCTTAATGATGTAGATGTATTAATATGTACGGGTGGGACAGGAAAGGTATTTTATCCTATATTTAAAAAGTATTACAGTCTGGATGTACTCCTTGCAGAAAGGATTAATGAAGCGAATCAAATTGAAAACTTTAATACAATTTTCTCCAACGTTGTTGGTTTTTTCAACTGCCTTATTGCAGAAATACATATGGATTCAGACTATAATAATACATTAGAGGATGATAGCATTGAAACGGAGGAATTAATTGCCGCTGCTAAAGATTCAAATGAAATAGAAAATTAA